In Pseudobythopirellula maris, a single window of DNA contains:
- the cysD gene encoding sulfate adenylyltransferase subunit CysD gives MSTSYNLTHLKQLEAESIHIIREVAAEFDNPVMLYSVGKDSACMVRLAEKAFAPGKPPFPLMHVDTTWKFKEMIEYRDNYVRNELGWDLIVHINEEGVKEGVGPFTHGSDVHTRIMKTVALKQALDKHGFDAAFGGARRDEEKSRAKERVYSFRDKSHAWDPKNQRPELWNLYNGRVNRSLGESIRVFPISNWTELDVWQYIHLEQIPIPELYFAKKRPVVEKDGTLIFVNDDRMPIEEGDVVQEKMVRFRTLGCYPLTGAVESEATTLPEIIQEMLLTTTSERQGRVIDHDQAGSMEEKKKEGYF, from the coding sequence ATGAGCACCAGCTACAACCTGACCCACCTCAAGCAGCTCGAGGCCGAGAGCATCCACATCATCCGTGAGGTGGCGGCCGAGTTCGACAACCCGGTCATGCTCTACTCCGTGGGCAAAGACTCCGCCTGCATGGTGCGGCTCGCCGAGAAGGCGTTCGCGCCCGGCAAGCCGCCGTTTCCCTTGATGCACGTCGACACGACGTGGAAGTTCAAGGAGATGATCGAGTACCGCGACAACTACGTGCGTAACGAGTTGGGCTGGGACCTGATCGTCCACATCAACGAAGAGGGCGTCAAAGAAGGCGTCGGTCCGTTCACCCACGGCTCGGACGTCCACACCCGCATCATGAAGACCGTGGCCCTGAAGCAGGCGCTCGACAAGCACGGCTTCGACGCCGCGTTCGGCGGCGCCCGCCGCGACGAGGAGAAGTCGCGGGCCAAGGAACGCGTTTACAGCTTCCGCGACAAGAGCCACGCCTGGGACCCCAAGAACCAGCGCCCCGAGCTGTGGAACCTCTACAACGGCCGCGTGAACCGCAGCCTCGGCGAGTCGATCCGCGTGTTCCCGATCTCGAACTGGACCGAGCTCGACGTGTGGCAGTACATCCACCTGGAGCAGATCCCGATCCCCGAGCTGTACTTCGCCAAGAAGCGCCCGGTGGTCGAGAAGGACGGCACGCTGATCTTCGTGAACGACGACCGCATGCCGATCGAAGAGGGCGACGTGGTCCAAGAGAAGATGGTCCGCTTCCGCACGCTCGGCTGCTACCCGCTCACCGGCGCGGTGGAGAGCGAGGCGACCACCTTGCCCGAGATCATCCAAGAGATGCTGCTCACCACCACGAGCGAACGCCAAGGCCGCGTGATCGACCACGACCAAGCGGGGTCGATGGAAGAGAAGAAAAAAGAAGGCTACTTCTAG
- a CDS encoding FKBP-type peptidyl-prolyl cis-trans isomerase, which produces MPSPDQSAAQSQPAAGEQAANPEAVFMQQVSYCIGLQIGGNLKKDGIPVDPQGLLQGITDSLRGVEPQLTEEQQAAVMGRFQQLMQLKAQETAGPMASDNQTKGEAFLAENKQKPGVQVTESGLQYRVVEQGTGPSPSATDTVRCHYEGTLIGGEVFDSSYKRGQPATFPVNRVIAGWTEALQMMKVGGKWEVFLPSEIAYGESGAPGAIGPNETLIFTIELLGIE; this is translated from the coding sequence ATGCCCTCCCCCGATCAATCCGCCGCGCAATCCCAGCCCGCCGCCGGCGAGCAAGCCGCCAACCCCGAGGCGGTTTTCATGCAGCAGGTGAGCTACTGCATCGGCCTTCAGATTGGCGGCAATCTGAAGAAGGACGGCATCCCAGTCGACCCCCAAGGTTTGCTGCAAGGCATTACCGACTCCCTGCGCGGCGTCGAGCCTCAGCTGACCGAAGAGCAACAGGCCGCCGTGATGGGCCGATTCCAGCAACTTATGCAACTCAAAGCCCAGGAGACCGCCGGACCGATGGCAAGCGACAACCAGACCAAGGGCGAGGCCTTCCTCGCCGAGAACAAGCAGAAGCCCGGCGTCCAGGTGACCGAGAGCGGCCTGCAATACCGGGTCGTCGAGCAGGGCACAGGCCCGTCGCCCTCAGCGACCGACACGGTGCGTTGCCACTACGAGGGAACGCTTATCGGCGGTGAGGTGTTCGACTCGAGCTACAAGCGCGGCCAACCCGCCACCTTCCCGGTCAACCGCGTGATCGCCGGTTGGACCGAGGCGCTGCAGATGATGAAGGTGGGCGGCAAATGGGAGGTCTTCTTGCCGAGCGAAATCGCCTACGGCGAGAGCGGCGCTCCGGGAGCGATCGGCCCGAACGAGACGCTGATCTTCACGATCGAGCTTCTCGGCATCGAATAA
- a CDS encoding DUF1559 domain-containing protein encodes MRRSIPRHPASQRPAPGGFTLVELLVVIAIIAVLISLLLPAVQSARESARRLQCQNNLKQLMLAVLNYETSEGKLPPAGAFAPKEEAIYFSYSDWRLDMHSGRNHSWVCKVLPYMEEQGLHDRLDLRGHITASPDESLRAQPPTLLCPTDQAWGRFYESPEGYGDRSAQFGKANYAAYANPFHTESFYRSGPMAFYGMKLAKITDGLSKTLVLAEVRTRDDLTDERGVWALPWNAATLLSLDYHPKYYPTTEWFPPTEYDFTPDPADSGGALTPNANKSDVLEVCDHPGRAQLDDMPCRTSTGYKSAASRSLHTGGVNTAFADGHVVFLSEDIDSLEMNYMIWGNDGVAVEESL; translated from the coding sequence ATGAGACGATCGATCCCTCGACACCCCGCTTCGCAGCGGCCGGCGCCAGGCGGCTTCACGCTTGTTGAGCTGCTGGTGGTGATCGCGATCATTGCGGTGCTCATCTCGCTGCTGCTGCCGGCGGTGCAATCGGCGCGCGAATCGGCTCGGCGGTTGCAGTGCCAGAACAACTTGAAGCAACTGATGCTCGCAGTGCTAAATTACGAGACGAGCGAGGGCAAACTCCCGCCCGCAGGCGCTTTTGCTCCAAAAGAGGAGGCGATTTATTTTAGCTATTCTGACTGGCGCCTCGATATGCACAGCGGCCGTAATCACAGCTGGGTCTGCAAGGTGCTGCCCTACATGGAAGAGCAGGGGCTTCATGACCGGCTCGACCTCCGCGGGCACATCACCGCGTCGCCCGACGAATCGCTCAGGGCGCAGCCTCCCACGCTGCTCTGTCCCACGGATCAGGCCTGGGGCCGCTTCTACGAATCGCCCGAGGGTTACGGGGACCGATCCGCTCAGTTCGGCAAGGCAAACTACGCGGCATACGCCAATCCGTTCCATACAGAGAGCTTCTATCGCTCCGGTCCGATGGCTTTTTACGGCATGAAGCTGGCGAAGATCACCGACGGGCTTTCGAAGACGCTCGTCCTCGCGGAGGTAAGAACCCGGGACGACTTGACCGATGAACGCGGCGTATGGGCCTTGCCGTGGAATGCGGCGACGCTACTCTCGCTCGACTACCACCCCAAGTATTACCCGACTACCGAGTGGTTCCCTCCGACTGAATACGATTTCACGCCCGACCCCGCTGACTCCGGGGGGGCGTTGACCCCGAACGCGAACAAGTCCGACGTGCTCGAAGTTTGCGATCATCCCGGGCGGGCTCAGCTTGATGATATGCCGTGCCGTACGAGCACCGGGTACAAGTCCGCCGCCTCACGCAGCCTGCACACGGGGGGCGTTAACACGGCCTTTGCCGACGGCCATGTCGTCTTCTTAAGTGAAGACATCGATTCGCTCGAGATGAATTATATGATTTGGGGTAACGACGGGGTGGCGGTCGAAGAGTCGCTCTGA